A stretch of the Argentina anserina chromosome 6, drPotAnse1.1, whole genome shotgun sequence genome encodes the following:
- the LOC126796966 gene encoding MMS19 nucleotide excision repair protein homolog isoform X1, which yields MAAITDLTQHLECYVDTARPPADQAASLNFITSLVKKDLLTIEVLVKEMRMYLTITDNVIRARGILLLAEVLIGLSSKPLDNATIHSLIGFFTDRLSDWRALRGALVGCLALLRRQVNAGMVSASDAKFVAQSFRENLPVQSLAQQDRKLCFELLECLLQHYPNEVASLGEDLFYAISEAIDGEKDPHCLILTFHIVEILVQIYPEPSGPLASFCGDLFEFLGCYFPIHFTHLKDEDADVRREDLSKALMSAFSSTALFEPFVIPLLLEKLSSSLPLAKVDSLKYLNYCASRYGAERMAKHAETIWVSLKHEISNSLKVPAKSFPGEPLLGLGFEEDEIVTEALILLQKVTMQNDALFLRMIVQDADINNVFNSIATHESYTSIPSLGRQSLHAVGRIFCMVAGTSMASCSRIFERFFPSLMKTLEISLGISSKDCTLKENSLSSRRFNIGALYLCMELIAACRDLIMRTNEHAEKSGTADETCCYMLQSSAPTLITAFCTTLAKSSNNVVDDAEIYFKVKGLQMLVTFPGYFLQIPKPMFENVLKTLMSIILVNFDNPMLWKLALKALVHIGSFVDMHLESEEAQSYTSFVVEKTISLVSQDDFIVPFPLKLEAVSEIGTSSQNHMLKIVQGLEDAIVANLSKTYVHGDSKSAEKTIQLLECYYNKIISWINETGGLEEVLYRFVIRIWNCIERCKESSSQVQDKGLLDATMMATKLAVGSCSEESQNIIIQKAYRALSSGLSIPFKDSMDGNSLVKLENLHLSEQLDMFSPRDELILSLFASVIIGMRPKSHIANAKGILHLFMTALVKGCAPAAQALGSMINKLGTPSNEIAISTSCTLEEAMEIIFRSKLWNISENGVLRESGTGHGSKVGLTELCLGISISELLQIHAITGIAWIGKGLLLIGHERVKDVTKIILDCLMADERVGASVRRTAADAFHILMSDCDVCLNRTFHAKIRPLYKQRFFSTVMPILHSLIVKSDSPLSRPMLFRASAHLISNAPLIVILSEAKKLMKVLLDGLSILSEDILDNDKLYSLLLVLSGILTDKCGEEAVLENAHIIIDCLTRLINYPHMMLVRETAIQCLLAMSGLPRPRIFPLKTQVLQAIFKALDDPKRSVRQEAVRCRHAWTSIA from the exons atgGCGGCAATTACCGATTTGACTCAGCACCTCGAGTGTTACGTCGACACAGCTCGCCCTCCCGCCGACCAG GCTGCCAGCTTGAATTTTATCACTTCTCTTGTGAAGAAGGACTTACTGACTATTGAAGTTCTG GTGAAAGAGATGAGGATGTATCTCACCATTACGGATAATGTTATTCGTGCTCGTG GTATACTTCTTTTGGCAGAAGTTCTTATAGGTCTTTCATCAAAGCCACTAGATAATGCAACCATTCATAGCTTGATAGGATTCTTCACAGACAGACTG TCAGATTGGAGAGCTTTACGTGGTGCACTTGTTGGTTGCTTAGCACTGCTGAGGAGACAGGTTAATGCCGGAATGGTCTCTGCCAGTGACGCAAAATTCGTTGCTCAGTCTTTCAGAGAGAACCTACCGGTGCAATCTTTAGCTCAACAGGATAGAAAG CTTTGCTTTGAGCTTTTGGAATGTCTTTTACAACACTACCCGAATGAGGTTGCTTCACTG GGTGAAGACCTATTCTATGCGATCTCTGAAGCCATTGATGGAGAAAAGGATCCTCATTGCTTGATATTAACTTTTCATATAGTTGAGATTCTGGTCCAAATATATCCAGAGCCATCGGGGCCACTTGCAAGTTTCTGTGGAGATCTATTTGAATTCTTGGGTTGCTACTTTCCCATCCATTTTACTCAT CTGAAAGATGAGGATGCTGATGTGAGAAGGGAGGACCTTTCGAAGGCGCTAATG TCAGCATTCTCATCCACAGCTTTATTTGAGCCATTTGTCATTCCGCTGCTTCTTGAAAAACTTTCCTCTTCTTTGCCATTAGCAAAG GTTGATTCTTTGAAGTATCTTAACTATTGTGCATCAAGATATGGAGCTGAAAGAATGGCGAAACATGCTGAAACAATCTGGGTTTCCTTAAAACATGAAATAAGTAATTCACTAAAAGTGCCTGCTAAATCATTTCCTGGAGAACCACTACTTGGTCTTGgctttgaagaagatgaaattgTAACAGAAGCTCTAATTCTTCTACAAAAGGTCACCATGCAAAATGATGCTTTGTTTCTACGTATGATTGTTCAGGATGCAGATATAAACAATGTTTTCAATTCCATAGCTACACATGAAAGTTACACTAGTATTCCCTCGCTAGGCAGGCAGAGTTTACATGCAGTTGGTCGCATCTTTTGTATGGTAGCCGGGACTTCCATGGCTTCCTGTAGTAGGATATTTGAAAGGTTCTTTCCTTCGCTAATGAAGACTCTGGAGATTTCACTGGGGATTTCATCGAAGGATTGTACTCTTAAGGAGAATTCTTTGTCCTCTAGAAGATTTAATATTGGAGCTCTTTATCTCTGCATGGAACTCATTGCTGCATGCAGAGATTTAATCATGAGAACCAATGAACATGCTGAGAAGTCTGGTACTGCAGATGAGACATGTTGCTACATGCTTCAAAGCTCTGCACCAACACTAATCACTGCCTTTTGTACTACCTTAGCGAAAAGTTCCAATAACGTTGTCGATGATGCAGAAATTTATTTCAAAG TGAAGGGTTTACAAATGTTGGTTACATTCCCTGGATATTTCTTACAAATACCAAAACCTATGTTTGAGAATGTTCTGAAGACTCTCATGTCGATCATCTTGGTGAATTTTGACAATCCGATGTTATGGAAACTTGCATTGAAGGCTTTAGTGCACATTGGCTCATTTGTGGATATGCATCTTGAGTCAGAGGAGGCACAAAGCTATACAAGTTTTGTTGTTGAAAAGACTATTTCACTGGTGTCTCAAGATGATTTCATTGTGCCATTCCCTCTAAAACTGGAAGCAGTATCTGAGATTGGTACAAGTAGTCAAAATCATATGCTAAAAATTGTCCAAGGGCTGGAAGATGCTATTGTTGCCAATTTATCCAAAACTTAT GTCCATGGAGATTCAAAGTCAGCTGAAAAAACAATTCAACTTTTGGAATGCTACTATAATAAGATCATCTCATG GATCAATGAAACTGGAGGTCTTGAGGAAGTTCTGTATCGATTTGTCATACGTATTTGGAATTGCATAGAAAGGTGCAAAGAATCTAGCAGTCAAGTCCAAGACAAA GGACTTCTTGATGCAACAATGATGGCAACGAAGCTTGCTGTTGGGAGTTGTTCAGAGGAAAGTCAGAACATCATAATCCAAAAGGCTTACAGAGCTCTTTCATCTGGTTTATCAATCCCTTTTAAGGACTCCATGGATGGCAATTCTTTAGTTAAGCTTGAAAACTTGCACCTCTCCGAACAGCTGGACATGTTTTCACCTAGGGATGAATTGATTCTTTCACTATTTGCATCAGTAATCATAGGGATGCGTCCAAAAAGTCATATTGCAAATGCAAAAGGAATTTTGCATTTATTTATGACTGCCCTTGTTAAAGGGTGTGCTCCAGCAGCTCAGGCATTGGGTTCTATGATTAACAAATTGGGTACACCATCCAATGAAATAGCAATTTCAACTTCATGTACGCTGGAAGAAGCAATGGAAATCATTTTTAGGTCAAAACTATGGAATATCAGTGAGAATGGAGTTTTAAGAGAATCTGGAACAGGCCACGGCAGTAAAGTGGGGCTCACTGAATTATGCCTTGGGATTTCGATTAGTGAATTGCTTCAAATTCATGCCATCACTGGAATAGCATGGATAGGGAAAGGTTTGCTTCTAATTGGACATGAACGAGTAAAAGATGTTACCAAAATCATCTTGGATTGCCTAATGGCAGATGAGAGAGTAGGTGCTTCTGTGAGAAGAACTGCAGCAGATGCTTTTCACATTCTTATGAGTGATTGTGATGTTTGTTTGAACCGTACGTTCCATGCAAAAATACGACCACTCTACAAGCAGCGATTTTTCTCTACAGTGATGCCGATTTTGCATTCTTTGATAGTGAAATCTGATTCACCATTATCTAG ACCTATGCTGTTTCGAGCATCAGCACACCTCATCTCCAATGCTCCCTTAATTGTTATATTGAGTGAAGCCAAGAAG CTCATGAAAGTACTGTTAGATGGCTTGTCCATACTAAGCGAGGATATTCTGGATAACGATAAGCTTTACAGTCTTTTGTTAGTTCTATCTGGGATATTGACAGATAAATGCG GAGAAGAAGCTGTCCTAGAGAATGCACATATAATAATTGATTGTCTCACCAGACTCATTAACTACCCTCATATGATG
- the LOC126796966 gene encoding MMS19 nucleotide excision repair protein homolog isoform X2, protein MVSASDAKFVAQSFRENLPVQSLAQQDRKLCFELLECLLQHYPNEVASLGEDLFYAISEAIDGEKDPHCLILTFHIVEILVQIYPEPSGPLASFCGDLFEFLGCYFPIHFTHLKDEDADVRREDLSKALMSAFSSTALFEPFVIPLLLEKLSSSLPLAKVDSLKYLNYCASRYGAERMAKHAETIWVSLKHEISNSLKVPAKSFPGEPLLGLGFEEDEIVTEALILLQKVTMQNDALFLRMIVQDADINNVFNSIATHESYTSIPSLGRQSLHAVGRIFCMVAGTSMASCSRIFERFFPSLMKTLEISLGISSKDCTLKENSLSSRRFNIGALYLCMELIAACRDLIMRTNEHAEKSGTADETCCYMLQSSAPTLITAFCTTLAKSSNNVVDDAEIYFKVKGLQMLVTFPGYFLQIPKPMFENVLKTLMSIILVNFDNPMLWKLALKALVHIGSFVDMHLESEEAQSYTSFVVEKTISLVSQDDFIVPFPLKLEAVSEIGTSSQNHMLKIVQGLEDAIVANLSKTYVHGDSKSAEKTIQLLECYYNKIISWINETGGLEEVLYRFVIRIWNCIERCKESSSQVQDKGLLDATMMATKLAVGSCSEESQNIIIQKAYRALSSGLSIPFKDSMDGNSLVKLENLHLSEQLDMFSPRDELILSLFASVIIGMRPKSHIANAKGILHLFMTALVKGCAPAAQALGSMINKLGTPSNEIAISTSCTLEEAMEIIFRSKLWNISENGVLRESGTGHGSKVGLTELCLGISISELLQIHAITGIAWIGKGLLLIGHERVKDVTKIILDCLMADERVGASVRRTAADAFHILMSDCDVCLNRTFHAKIRPLYKQRFFSTVMPILHSLIVKSDSPLSRPMLFRASAHLISNAPLIVILSEAKKLMKVLLDGLSILSEDILDNDKLYSLLLVLSGILTDKCGEEAVLENAHIIIDCLTRLINYPHMMLVRETAIQCLLAMSGLPRPRIFPLKTQVLQAIFKALDDPKRSVRQEAVRCRHAWTSIA, encoded by the exons ATGGTCTCTGCCAGTGACGCAAAATTCGTTGCTCAGTCTTTCAGAGAGAACCTACCGGTGCAATCTTTAGCTCAACAGGATAGAAAG CTTTGCTTTGAGCTTTTGGAATGTCTTTTACAACACTACCCGAATGAGGTTGCTTCACTG GGTGAAGACCTATTCTATGCGATCTCTGAAGCCATTGATGGAGAAAAGGATCCTCATTGCTTGATATTAACTTTTCATATAGTTGAGATTCTGGTCCAAATATATCCAGAGCCATCGGGGCCACTTGCAAGTTTCTGTGGAGATCTATTTGAATTCTTGGGTTGCTACTTTCCCATCCATTTTACTCAT CTGAAAGATGAGGATGCTGATGTGAGAAGGGAGGACCTTTCGAAGGCGCTAATG TCAGCATTCTCATCCACAGCTTTATTTGAGCCATTTGTCATTCCGCTGCTTCTTGAAAAACTTTCCTCTTCTTTGCCATTAGCAAAG GTTGATTCTTTGAAGTATCTTAACTATTGTGCATCAAGATATGGAGCTGAAAGAATGGCGAAACATGCTGAAACAATCTGGGTTTCCTTAAAACATGAAATAAGTAATTCACTAAAAGTGCCTGCTAAATCATTTCCTGGAGAACCACTACTTGGTCTTGgctttgaagaagatgaaattgTAACAGAAGCTCTAATTCTTCTACAAAAGGTCACCATGCAAAATGATGCTTTGTTTCTACGTATGATTGTTCAGGATGCAGATATAAACAATGTTTTCAATTCCATAGCTACACATGAAAGTTACACTAGTATTCCCTCGCTAGGCAGGCAGAGTTTACATGCAGTTGGTCGCATCTTTTGTATGGTAGCCGGGACTTCCATGGCTTCCTGTAGTAGGATATTTGAAAGGTTCTTTCCTTCGCTAATGAAGACTCTGGAGATTTCACTGGGGATTTCATCGAAGGATTGTACTCTTAAGGAGAATTCTTTGTCCTCTAGAAGATTTAATATTGGAGCTCTTTATCTCTGCATGGAACTCATTGCTGCATGCAGAGATTTAATCATGAGAACCAATGAACATGCTGAGAAGTCTGGTACTGCAGATGAGACATGTTGCTACATGCTTCAAAGCTCTGCACCAACACTAATCACTGCCTTTTGTACTACCTTAGCGAAAAGTTCCAATAACGTTGTCGATGATGCAGAAATTTATTTCAAAG TGAAGGGTTTACAAATGTTGGTTACATTCCCTGGATATTTCTTACAAATACCAAAACCTATGTTTGAGAATGTTCTGAAGACTCTCATGTCGATCATCTTGGTGAATTTTGACAATCCGATGTTATGGAAACTTGCATTGAAGGCTTTAGTGCACATTGGCTCATTTGTGGATATGCATCTTGAGTCAGAGGAGGCACAAAGCTATACAAGTTTTGTTGTTGAAAAGACTATTTCACTGGTGTCTCAAGATGATTTCATTGTGCCATTCCCTCTAAAACTGGAAGCAGTATCTGAGATTGGTACAAGTAGTCAAAATCATATGCTAAAAATTGTCCAAGGGCTGGAAGATGCTATTGTTGCCAATTTATCCAAAACTTAT GTCCATGGAGATTCAAAGTCAGCTGAAAAAACAATTCAACTTTTGGAATGCTACTATAATAAGATCATCTCATG GATCAATGAAACTGGAGGTCTTGAGGAAGTTCTGTATCGATTTGTCATACGTATTTGGAATTGCATAGAAAGGTGCAAAGAATCTAGCAGTCAAGTCCAAGACAAA GGACTTCTTGATGCAACAATGATGGCAACGAAGCTTGCTGTTGGGAGTTGTTCAGAGGAAAGTCAGAACATCATAATCCAAAAGGCTTACAGAGCTCTTTCATCTGGTTTATCAATCCCTTTTAAGGACTCCATGGATGGCAATTCTTTAGTTAAGCTTGAAAACTTGCACCTCTCCGAACAGCTGGACATGTTTTCACCTAGGGATGAATTGATTCTTTCACTATTTGCATCAGTAATCATAGGGATGCGTCCAAAAAGTCATATTGCAAATGCAAAAGGAATTTTGCATTTATTTATGACTGCCCTTGTTAAAGGGTGTGCTCCAGCAGCTCAGGCATTGGGTTCTATGATTAACAAATTGGGTACACCATCCAATGAAATAGCAATTTCAACTTCATGTACGCTGGAAGAAGCAATGGAAATCATTTTTAGGTCAAAACTATGGAATATCAGTGAGAATGGAGTTTTAAGAGAATCTGGAACAGGCCACGGCAGTAAAGTGGGGCTCACTGAATTATGCCTTGGGATTTCGATTAGTGAATTGCTTCAAATTCATGCCATCACTGGAATAGCATGGATAGGGAAAGGTTTGCTTCTAATTGGACATGAACGAGTAAAAGATGTTACCAAAATCATCTTGGATTGCCTAATGGCAGATGAGAGAGTAGGTGCTTCTGTGAGAAGAACTGCAGCAGATGCTTTTCACATTCTTATGAGTGATTGTGATGTTTGTTTGAACCGTACGTTCCATGCAAAAATACGACCACTCTACAAGCAGCGATTTTTCTCTACAGTGATGCCGATTTTGCATTCTTTGATAGTGAAATCTGATTCACCATTATCTAG ACCTATGCTGTTTCGAGCATCAGCACACCTCATCTCCAATGCTCCCTTAATTGTTATATTGAGTGAAGCCAAGAAG CTCATGAAAGTACTGTTAGATGGCTTGTCCATACTAAGCGAGGATATTCTGGATAACGATAAGCTTTACAGTCTTTTGTTAGTTCTATCTGGGATATTGACAGATAAATGCG GAGAAGAAGCTGTCCTAGAGAATGCACATATAATAATTGATTGTCTCACCAGACTCATTAACTACCCTCATATGATG
- the LOC126797151 gene encoding uncharacterized protein LOC126797151 yields the protein MRNEERSRPLRDVSNSHGGGGVSTTAAKKKDEKPERPKVESKEEDQNDVALDRLLLVQSDLSALINQIDQLVVEAFQCNAGGSKVVESFTHFLSEMHSSLKPWVPRLQKALAAPGEAVIVSGVGSGEVKSPEVERKEVEWLEESDSESLISPSPLVSWRADCTIQRGRQLFTLTPLPISKSLSAKPPLHSKPLVFERVKCNTTGRVPFLNITSGDANADLPEFVGVEPIPFKPSESDATKTGGVVESGFVSTPVSKAGGSMVLNLMTPCLKSPPKSCVVLEPIYDGTSPKGHHRVCNRKSTPYPAGIRYAGDSSSSETSDDGDASPDWYMSPPKSCVVLEPGDDMYSDEVCHLQDTLLIGPSSKVNEGVGGIQQMKTEPVGGDRFAIESTPIWKQAGSIVVHKGKHPGENTLKRELWIKFEAASTNELSIDDSATQRRLLDQLDEVS from the exons atgaggaaCGAAGAGAGATCGAGGCCGTTGAGGGACGTCTCGAACAGCCACGGTGGCGGCGGCGTCTCCACCACGGCGGCTAAGAAGAAAGACGAGAAACCGGAGCGGCCGAAGGTCGAATCTAAAGAAGAGGACCAAAACGACGTCGCTCTGGATCGGCTCCTGCTCGTTCAGTCCGATCTCTCAGCCCTAATCAATCAG ATTGATCAACTAGTAGTGGAAGCGTTTCAATGTAATGCAGGAGGAAGCAAAGTAGTCGAATCCTTCACACATTTCTTATCCGAAATGCATTCGTCTTTAAAG CCGTGGGTGCCGAGGCTTCAGAAGGCGCTCGCAGCTCCTGGGGAAGCGGTAATTGTGAGTGGAGTTGGAAGTGGCGAGGTTAAGAGTCCTGAAGTTGAGAGGAAGGAGGTTGAGTGGTTGGAAGAGTCTGATTCAGAGTCGTTGATCTCGCCTTCTCCACTTGTTTCGTGGCGTGCTGACTGCACTATTCAGAGAGGGAGGCAGCTGTTTACGCTCACGCCACTTCCTATATCGAAGTCCCTGTCAGCCAAACCCCCTCTGCATTCCAAGCCTTTGGTGTTTGAGAGGGTTAAATGTAATACTACTGGTAGGGTGCCGTTCTTAAATATAACTAGTGGCGATGCAAATGCTGATTTGCCTGAATTTGTTGGGGTGGAGCCGATACCTTTTAAGCCTTCTGAGTCGGATGCTACTAAGACAGGAGGGGTTGTTGAGTCCGGCTTTGTTTCTACACCAGTGTCGAAAGCTGGGGGCTCCATGGTTCTGAACTTGATGACTCCATGCTTAAAATCTCCTCCTAAGTCTTGTGTGGTGCTTGAACCCATCTATGATGGTACCTCTCCTAAGGGACATCACCGGGTTTGTAATCGTAAATCTACCCCATATCCTGCTGGAATTAGATACGCTGGTGATTCCTCTAGCAGTGAAACCTCTGACGATGGAGATGCCTCACCAGATTGGTATATGTCACCTCCCAAATCTTGTGTTGTACTGGAACCAGGTGATGACATGTATTCGGATGAAGTATGCCATCTTCAAGATACACTACTGATCGGGCCTAGCTCAAAAGTAAATGAGGGTGTAGGAGGCATTCAACAAATGAAGACAG AGCCTGTAGGTGGTGACAGATTTGCGATAGAAAGCACACCTATCTGGAAACAAGCTGGAAGCATAGTAGTTCACAAAGGTAAACATCCTGGTGAGAATACTTTGAAGAGGGAGTTATGGATAAAGTTTGAAGCTGCTTCTACAAATGAGCTTAGTATTGATGACTCTGCGACTCAAAGAAGACTTCTCGATCAATTGGATGAAGTTTCATGA
- the LOC126799602 gene encoding clavaminate synthase-like protein At3g21360, producing the protein MAGTLVQTQIPQQKLYDGVQFPAVLSPSPAVPVTLSALTETIEDQRPYLEALLRQSGAVLFRGFPVNSASEFNDVVEAFGFEELPYVGGAAPRTNVVGRVFTANESPPDQKIPFHHEMAQVPEFPSKLFFFCEVEPGSGGETPIVLSHIVYERMRDKYPEFVDKLEEQGLLYTRVLGEGDDASSPIGRGWKSTFLTKDKDIAEQRAAKLGMKLEWLEDGVKSIMGPIPAVKYDSTRQRKIWFNSMVAAYTGWKDARNDPVKAVTFGDGNPLPADVIYDCLKILEEESVAVPWQKGDVLLLDNLAVLHSRKSFTLPRRVLASLCK; encoded by the exons ATGGCGGGCACTCTGGTGCAGACTCAAATCCCACAGCAGAAGCTCTACGACGGAGTTCAATTCCCGGCGGTTCTATCTCCAAGTCCGGCAGTTCCCGTCACTCTCTCAGCTCTGACCGAAACCATCGAGGACCAGAGACCGTATCTTGAGGCCCTGCTCCGACAATCCGGGGCCGTACTCTTCAGGGGCTTTCCCGTAAATTCAGCCTCCGAATTCAACGACGTCGTAGAGGCTTTCGGGTTCGAGGAGCTTCCCTACGTTGGCGGAGCCGCCCCGCGGACCAACGTTGTGGGCCGGGTCTTTACCGCCAATGAGTCACCGCCCGACCAGAAGATTCCATTTCACCACGAAATGGCTCAG GTGCCAGAGTTTCCCTCCAAGTTGTTCTTTTTCTGTGAAGTCGAGCCTGGAAGTGGGGGAGAGACTCCCATTGTTTTGAGCCACATTGTGTATGAGAGGATGAGAGATAAGTACCCGGAGTTCGTCGACAAATTGGAGGAGCAGGGGTTGTTATATACTCGGGTTTTAGGCGAAGGCGATGACGCCTCTTCTCCGATTGGCCGCGGTTGGAAGTCTACATTCTTGACCAAAGACAAGGACATTGCCGAGCAAAG GGCTGCAAAGCTTGGGATGAAGTTGGAATGGTTGGAAGATGGAGTGAAATCCATAATGGGGCCAATCCCGGCCGTCAAGTATGACAGCACAAGGCAGCGTAAGATTTGGTTCAACAGCATGGTGGCTGCGTATACGGGCTGGAAAGATGCAAGGAATGATCCTGTGAAGGCTGTTACCTTTGGCGATGGCAATCCATTGCCGGCGGATGTCATCTATGACTGCCTGAAGATTCTTGAAGAGGAGAGTGTTGCCGTTCCTTGGCAGAAAGGTGATGTCTTGTTGTTGGATAATTTGGCTGTCCTGCACTCTCGGAAATCGTTCACTCTGCCACGCAGAGTGCTTGCTTCACTCTGCAAGTAG
- the LOC126798122 gene encoding lysM domain receptor-like kinase 3: MKLQWAPLAILAYLLLVQLSSAADPTRPMNCTDTTRLCTSFLAFKPQPSQTLAVIQSMFDVLPEDVTVEGENGRGYVFIKKNCSCASGVNEYLTNTTFTVRSSGGYVSDVVNEAYGGLTFLPNSTRTVRNGTVVWLRLLCGCSSGLWNYLMSYVMREGDSIEALASRFGVSMDSIEKVNGIVDPDNVTVSALYYIPLNSVPGEPYPLETISPAPAPTPPIDDLSANHVNHEAHFPYLWIVGSMGLVLVVIVVVGIVLYICLRSSHCCGEAQRGHSKDRDGQIRFHILRKPSFCCGSGRLTCRKSADWKQTNGDSGNQQITIPKALGSHVLDMEKPVVFTYEEMFSSTDGFSDSRLLGNGTYGSVYYGLLHEQEVAIKRMTVTKTKEFLAEVKVLCRVHHSNLVELIGYAATDDELFLIYEYAQKGSLKSHLHDPQNKGQTSLSWIMRVQIALDAARGLEYIHEHTKAHYVHRDIKTSNILLDGAFRGKISDFGLAKLVGKTGDGEATVTKVVGTYGYLAPEYLSDGRATTKIDTYAFGVVLFEILSGKEAVIRTEGTSTKNPERRSLVSIMQAALKSSPDSMSMSNLKDIIDPNLMDLYPHDCLIKVAMIAKQCVDEDPILRPDMKEIVISLSQILLSSVEWEATLAGNSQVFSGLVQGR; the protein is encoded by the exons ATGAAGCTTCAATGGGCACCTTTAGCAATCCTAGCATACCTTCTTTTAGTTCAATTAAGCTCAGCAGCAGACCCAACAAGACCCATGAACTGTACAGACACAACTCGCCTCTGCACGTCTTTCCTGGCCTTCAAACCCCAACCCAGTCAGACCCTTGCCGTGATTCAGTCAATGTTCGACGTGTTGCCGGAAGACGTCACCGTGGAAGGGGAGAACGGCCGGGGATACGTGTTCATAAAAAAGAACTGTTCTTGCGCTTCTGGGGTCAACGAGTATTTGACCAACACCACGTTTACGGTGAGATCGAGTGGAGGGTATGTGTCTGACGTGGTGAATGAGGCCTATGGTGGACTGACGTTCCTGCCCAATTCGACGAGGACGGTCAGAAACGGCACCGTTGTGTGGCTGAGGCTGCTGTGCGGGTGTTCGAGTGGGCTGTGGAATTATTTGATGAGCTATGTGATGAGGGAGGGGGACAGCATTGAGGCTTTGGCGAGTCGGTTTGGGGTTAGTATGGATAGTATTGAGAAGGTTAACGGTATTGTTGATCCTGATAATGTTACTGTCAGTGCTCTGTATTACATTCCTTTGAATTCAG TTCCTGGTGAGCCGTATCCTTTGGAGACCATTTCTCCTGCTCCTGCTCCTACTCCACCCATTGACGACTTGTCAG CAAATCATGTGAATCATGAGGCACATTTTCCCTATTTATGGATCGTAGGAAGTATGGGGTTAGTTCTTGTTGTGATAGTAGTAGTAGGTATAgttctatatatatgtctGAGGTCATCACACTGCTGTGGTGAAGCGCAAAGAGGTCACTCAAAAGATCGTGATGGTCAGATCAGGTTTCATATTCTTCGCAAACCCAGTTTCTGCTGTGGTTCAGGAAGGCTCACTTGTCGCAAGTCTGCTGATTGGAAGCAAACCAATGGGGATTCTGGCAACCAGCAGATAACTATACCCAAAG CTCTTGGCAGTCACGTACTTGACATGGAAAAACCTGTGGTTTTCACATATGAAGAAATGTTCTCCTCAACAGATGGATTCTCTGATTCACGTCTTCTGGGAAATGGAACTTATGGTTCTGTGTATTATGGGTTACTTCATGAGCAG GAAGTTGCTATTAAAAGGATGACAGTGACAAAAACCAAAGAATTTCTAGCAGAAGTAAAAGTTCTATGCAGGGTGCATCATTCTAACCTG GTAGAATTGATTGGTTATGCAGCAACGGATGATGAGCTCTTCCTAATATATGAGTACGCCCAGAAAGGTTCACTTAAAAGCCATTTGCATGATCCTCAGAACAAGG GTCAAACATCTCTTTCTTGGATCATGAGGGTCCAGATTGCTCTCGATGCTGCTAGAGGTCTTGAGTACATCCATGAGCACACTAAAGCTCACTATGTCCACCGGGATATCAAGACAAGCAACATCTTGCTTGATGGTGCCTTCAGGGGAAAG ATTTCAGATTTTGGATTGGCGAAACTTGTTGGTAAAACAGGTGACGGAGAAGCTACAGTAACCAAAGTTGTTGGTACATATGGTTATCTGGCTCCAGA ATACTTGAGTGATGGGCGTGCTACCACAAAAATTGATACATATGCTTTTGGAGTTGTTCTTTTCGAGATTTTATCAGGGAAGGAGGCTGTCATAAGAACGGAAGGCACATCTACAAAAAATCCTGAAAGACGCTCACTGGTATCCATT ATGCAAGCTGCTCTGAAGAGTTCACCTGACTCCATGAGTATGTCGAACTTGAAAGATATTATCGATCCAAATCTGATGGACTTGTATCCCCATGATTGTCTAATCAAG GTGGCCATGATAGCTAAGCAATGTGTAGATGAAGATCCCATCCTGCGGCCTGACATGAAAGAGATTGTTATTTCTCTGTCACAAATTCTCCTATCGTCGGTCGAGTGGGAAGCTACTCTAGCAGGGAACAGCCAGGTATTCAGCGGCCTTGTTCAGGGAAGGTAG